In the Betaproteobacteria bacterium genome, AGCGGCGGCGCGAAACGTGCAGCGTCGGCACGCGCTGCGCCCACGGCTTCGCGCGTTCCAGTTCGGAGCCGAGCTGCAGCGCCAGATGCTCCTGCGCGGGTCGAGCCCCGAGCTGGATGCCAATCGGCATCCCGGCGCAATTCACCGCCAGCGGCAGCGAGATCGCCGGCGTGCCCATGATGTTGTGCGGCAGCGTGAACTGGCAGGTCGGGCGTAACACCTTCTCCGCGATCTCGCCCATGGTCAGGCCAGACTTGCCGAGACCGTAGTTGCCCCAGGGTTCGGCGGCGCGCGTGGTCGCCGGCGACAGCCAGATGTCGTAACGGGTGAAGTAGCGGCCCAGCTTGCGGCGCACCGAGTTCAGCACGGCAGTCGATTCGAGGAACTGCGCCGCAGTCATCCGTTTCGCGTGCTCGTAGATCGTCAGTGTTGCCGACTCGAGCGTGTCCGGACCGATGCGATGGCCGCTGCGCTTCGAAAAATCCTCCAGCCGCAGATGAAAGCCGAAGAACCAGATGTTCGCCATGCTCGACATCGCCTCGACGCCGATCGTCTCCGGGCTCTCCTCGACGACCGTGTGACCCATTTCCGCGAGCAGCCCTGCGGCTGCCGCAACGGCCTGCACGACCTCCGGGTCGGGTTTCAGGCCCATGAGCCCGTCGGTGGACCAGCCGATCCTCAGCGGGGGCGCCTTCTCCCGCGCCAGCGCTGCGTACGGCTTCGGCGGCCCGGGGATGAGGAATGGATCGCCTGGTTGCGCGATGGCGAGGCAATCGAGCATCGCCGCCGCGTCGCGCACCGACTTTGTCTGCACGAAATTCTGGCCCAGTCCGAAGCCGTTCTCGTCCATCGCGGGGCCGTACGAAACGCGCCCGCGCGAAGGCTTCAGGCCGACGCCACCGCAGTAGCTCGCCGGAATGCGAATCGAGCCGGCGATGTCGGTGCCGTGGGCGATCGGCACGATCCCTGCGATCAGCGCCGCCATGGCGCCCCCCGAGGAGCCGCCCGCGGAGTAGCCTTCCTTCCAGGGGTTGGACGTATTGCCGTAGAGCGCGCCTTCCGTCGTGCCGGCCATCGAATACTCCGGCGCGGCGGAGCGGCCCAGCACGTTGACCCCGGAAGCCTTGAAGAGCTCGAACACGTGCGTGTCGGCAGCCACGCGCATGTCCTTGCACAGCCGGCTGCCGAACTCGATCCTGCGTCCGGCCTCATGCCCGTAGACGTCCTTGATGAGGAACGGCACGCCGCGAAAGGGGCCGTTGCCGAGCGCCTTTTCGTCCAGGCCCTCGATGCGATCGGGGTAGGTTTCGACCACGGCATTGACGGCGTGGTTGATCGCCTCGACGGCCGCCGCGGCGCATTCGGCCAGCTCCTTCGGCGAAACCTGTTTGCTTGCGACCAGTTCGGCCAGGCCAAGCGCGTCGTAGCGTGCGTACTCGCTCAGATTCATGACGTGACCTTTTCGTGCCCTACGAGGAAATGGCGC is a window encoding:
- a CDS encoding amidase, giving the protein MNLSEYARYDALGLAELVASKQVSPKELAECAAAAVEAINHAVNAVVETYPDRIEGLDEKALGNGPFRGVPFLIKDVYGHEAGRRIEFGSRLCKDMRVAADTHVFELFKASGVNVLGRSAAPEYSMAGTTEGALYGNTSNPWKEGYSAGGSSGGAMAALIAGIVPIAHGTDIAGSIRIPASYCGGVGLKPSRGRVSYGPAMDENGFGLGQNFVQTKSVRDAAAMLDCLAIAQPGDPFLIPGPPKPYAALAREKAPPLRIGWSTDGLMGLKPDPEVVQAVAAAAGLLAEMGHTVVEESPETIGVEAMSSMANIWFFGFHLRLEDFSKRSGHRIGPDTLESATLTIYEHAKRMTAAQFLESTAVLNSVRRKLGRYFTRYDIWLSPATTRAAEPWGNYGLGKSGLTMGEIAEKVLRPTCQFTLPHNIMGTPAISLPLAVNCAGMPIGIQLGARPAQEHLALQLGSELERAKPWAQRVPTLHVSRRR